The following coding sequences are from one Limnobacter sp. SAORIC-580 window:
- a CDS encoding nucleotide-binding domain-containing protein, whose protein sequence is MSVADMFEGFLDNLKVDNSEQVSLRYGEVTKSLNQKFRDSDSTTANSLQVGSYGRYTGIKGISDLDMLYIMPKSKWETYKSGKQSQLLTDVKDAIKDRYPKTDVRVDRLVVTVTYTNFHIEVQPVFEETDVEGNGYFQYPDTHDGGTWKITKPRQEMTAVRELNDKRNKNLRLLCKMARAWKNKHGINMGGLLIDTLAYNFMKATTTFDNKSFLYFDWLSRDFFKFLSEEPDKDHYQAPGSNQDVKVKKKFQKQAKTAYELCLRAIEAEKESNVNDKWKKVYGRQFPASAQVQKSLTEQATSWRDTEEFIEDSHPVDIRFNLKIDCDVFQNGFREHSLGYMLFNRIQLLANKSLMFHVVDCDVPGSYTLKWKVLNRGAEAQRRNEIRGQIVVDDGSRKRKETTKFKGEHFVECYAVKNGVVVARATIDVPIQ, encoded by the coding sequence ATGTCAGTAGCCGATATGTTTGAAGGCTTTTTGGATAACTTGAAAGTCGATAACTCAGAGCAAGTATCTCTCCGTTATGGGGAAGTAACCAAAAGCTTGAATCAGAAATTTCGAGACTCGGATTCCACCACAGCAAACTCACTACAGGTTGGCTCATATGGTAGGTATACAGGTATAAAAGGCATTTCTGACCTAGATATGCTCTACATAATGCCGAAGTCCAAATGGGAGACTTATAAGTCTGGGAAGCAATCGCAGCTTCTCACTGACGTAAAAGACGCTATCAAAGATCGATACCCAAAAACTGACGTTCGAGTTGATCGCTTAGTCGTGACCGTGACTTATACCAACTTCCATATAGAGGTTCAGCCCGTATTTGAAGAAACTGACGTTGAGGGAAATGGCTACTTCCAGTATCCCGATACACACGACGGAGGTACCTGGAAGATCACGAAACCCCGTCAGGAAATGACTGCGGTAAGAGAGCTGAACGACAAGAGGAATAAAAACCTTCGATTGCTTTGCAAAATGGCTCGAGCATGGAAGAACAAACATGGCATAAATATGGGAGGCCTGCTCATCGATACGTTGGCATATAATTTCATGAAGGCGACGACAACCTTCGACAATAAGAGCTTTTTGTACTTTGATTGGCTAAGTCGGGATTTCTTTAAATTTTTATCAGAAGAGCCAGACAAGGATCACTATCAAGCTCCTGGTAGCAATCAAGATGTAAAAGTAAAAAAGAAGTTTCAAAAGCAAGCTAAAACAGCTTACGAGCTTTGCCTAAGAGCCATAGAGGCAGAAAAGGAAAGTAACGTGAATGACAAATGGAAAAAGGTCTACGGCCGTCAGTTTCCTGCGTCTGCACAAGTACAAAAATCGCTCACCGAACAGGCTACATCCTGGCGAGACACAGAAGAGTTTATTGAAGATTCTCATCCTGTCGATATACGTTTTAATTTGAAGATAGACTGCGACGTCTTTCAAAACGGATTTCGAGAACACTCACTTGGCTACATGTTGTTCAATAGAATCCAGTTGCTGGCTAATAAAAGCCTGATGTTTCATGTTGTCGATTGTGACGTACCCGGAAGCTACACCCTCAAATGGAAAGTACTGAATAGAGGGGCAGAGGCTCAACGGCGCAATGAAATAAGAGGCCAGATAGTTGTCGACGATGGGTCACGGAAAAGGAAAGAAACAACTAAATTTAAGGGCGAGCACTTCGTCGAATGCTATGCGGTAAAAAATGGTGTTGTGGTTGCTAGAGCAACTATCGATGTTCCAATTCAATAG
- a CDS encoding SLATT domain-containing protein, whose protein sequence is MNKSDLLQSIAEKGYDVGFGAKKHFATYDIIEKAPGLISFSSIAFGIFALAFNELSSALTSATFIVLGVIGLYISLNDQMKASYEQAGVALTQLYNELKALYFKVKNLEEDADFSNMQELLSDIEDRFYSVSISKQILFSNWYAHYKFYWEHQIHWIDEQLKFGFFRDKVPLSLWMTVLIFIVGSIWVFSDVAAIVCNS, encoded by the coding sequence ATGAATAAATCAGATTTACTTCAGAGCATCGCGGAAAAAGGCTATGACGTTGGTTTTGGGGCAAAAAAGCACTTCGCTACCTATGACATTATCGAAAAGGCCCCTGGGCTGATTAGCTTTTCATCTATTGCATTTGGTATTTTCGCTTTGGCATTTAATGAACTCTCAAGTGCTTTAACCTCTGCAACGTTTATTGTTTTAGGAGTTATCGGGCTATATATCAGCCTGAATGATCAGATGAAGGCTTCGTATGAGCAGGCTGGTGTCGCATTGACTCAGCTTTATAACGAACTGAAAGCGCTTTATTTCAAAGTCAAAAATCTGGAAGAAGATGCCGATTTTTCAAACATGCAGGAACTACTCTCCGATATTGAAGACCGATTTTATTCAGTGAGTATCAGCAAGCAAATTTTGTTCAGCAACTGGTATGCGCATTACAAATTTTATTGGGAACATCAAATTCACTGGATAGACGAGCAGCTAAAGTTCGGTTTTTTTCGGGATAAAGTACCGCTCTCTCTTTGGATGACAGTACTCATTTTTATTGTCGGTTCGATATGGGTATTTTCAGATGTTGCTGCAATAGTTTGTAATTCGTAA
- a CDS encoding restriction endonuclease subunit S: MKLKQIATIRAGYPFRGKIPEVKDSAVVAVQMKDISLTEGILWSGCIETELTGKREPDYLTVGDILLAARGSHNYAVQVDDSLVSTGKRAVAAPHFFMISPRQNSMLAEFLVWLLNQAPAQRYFEQNAEGTLTKSIRRSVLEDTPLVVPPLAKQRAIVALANTLREEQKLIQSLVSNGERMMSAIAKDLFDNKGAR, from the coding sequence TTGAAGCTTAAGCAAATTGCAACCATCCGCGCAGGCTATCCATTTCGCGGAAAGATTCCTGAGGTGAAAGACTCCGCCGTGGTCGCGGTTCAAATGAAGGATATCTCGTTAACAGAGGGAATTCTCTGGTCAGGTTGTATCGAAACAGAATTAACTGGCAAGCGTGAACCCGACTACCTCACCGTAGGCGATATTTTGTTGGCCGCCCGTGGCAGTCATAACTATGCAGTTCAAGTTGATGATTCACTTGTATCAACAGGTAAGCGGGCCGTTGCTGCCCCCCACTTTTTTATGATCAGTCCAAGGCAGAACAGCATGCTTGCGGAGTTTTTGGTGTGGTTACTGAATCAGGCACCGGCCCAACGATATTTTGAACAGAATGCAGAAGGCACTTTAACAAAGAGCATCCGCCGCAGCGTGCTGGAAGACACCCCCTTGGTTGTTCCGCCTTTGGCAAAGCAGCGTGCCATTGTTGCCTTAGCTAATACGCTACGTGAAGAGCAAAAACTAATACAAAGCTTAGTGAGCAACGGTGAGCGCATGATGAGCGCAATTGCGAAAGACCTTTTTGATAACAAGGGGGCACGCTGA
- a CDS encoding type I restriction-modification system subunit M, whose amino-acid sequence MSDKINQDSINKALWGACDTFRGTISADTYKDFILTMLFLKYISDVWQDHYDGYKAKYGDEPELIEEMMKTERFVLPKAASFYALYERRFEAGNGERIDQALHAIEEANGTKLKDAGKSVFQDISFNTDKLGEEKQKNTILRHLLEDFAKPELNLKPSRVGTLDVIGNAYEYLIKNFAASGGQKAGEFYTPPEVSDLIAELLNPQPGDSICDPACGSGSLLMKCGRKIVAKHGSKQYALYGQEAIGSTWSLAKMNMFLHGEDNHKIEWGDTIRNPKLLDKNGDLMLFDIVTANPPFSLDKWGHDEAENDKFSRFRRGVPPKTKGDYAFILHMIETLKPKTGRMGVVVPHGVLFRGSSEGSIRQKLIDENLLDAVIGLPEKLFYGTGIPAAILIFKKSKSSDKVMFIDASRECKAGKNQNLLTAENIAKILATYKAGETIDKYAYVASLDEIKENDYNLNIPRYVDTFEEEEEIDLMAVRREREQLKAQLTELETEMAKYLAELGYGA is encoded by the coding sequence ATGAGCGACAAGATTAACCAAGACAGCATCAACAAAGCGCTGTGGGGCGCTTGCGATACCTTCCGTGGCACCATCAGCGCCGATACCTACAAAGACTTCATCTTGACCATGCTGTTCCTGAAGTACATATCCGATGTATGGCAAGACCACTACGATGGCTACAAAGCCAAGTACGGAGATGAGCCCGAACTGATCGAAGAGATGATGAAAACTGAGCGCTTTGTATTGCCCAAGGCGGCCAGCTTTTATGCGTTGTATGAACGCCGCTTTGAAGCTGGCAACGGCGAGCGCATAGACCAGGCACTGCACGCCATTGAAGAAGCAAACGGCACCAAACTGAAAGACGCCGGTAAAAGCGTGTTTCAAGACATCAGCTTTAACACCGACAAGCTGGGTGAAGAAAAACAAAAGAACACCATTTTGCGCCACCTGCTGGAAGACTTTGCCAAGCCTGAGTTGAACTTGAAACCCAGCCGTGTGGGCACGCTGGATGTGATTGGTAATGCCTACGAATACTTGATTAAAAACTTCGCGGCCAGCGGTGGCCAAAAGGCGGGTGAATTTTATACGCCACCCGAAGTAAGTGACCTGATTGCCGAACTATTAAACCCGCAACCAGGTGACAGTATTTGCGACCCGGCCTGTGGTTCAGGTTCACTGCTGATGAAGTGTGGTCGAAAAATTGTGGCCAAGCACGGCAGCAAACAATATGCCTTGTATGGTCAGGAAGCCATTGGCTCCACCTGGTCGCTGGCAAAAATGAACATGTTTTTGCATGGTGAAGACAACCACAAAATTGAATGGGGCGACACCATACGTAACCCCAAGCTGCTAGATAAAAATGGCGATTTGATGTTGTTTGATATTGTGACCGCCAACCCACCCTTTAGCCTGGACAAATGGGGCCACGATGAAGCAGAGAACGACAAGTTCAGCCGCTTTCGCCGTGGCGTGCCGCCGAAAACCAAAGGCGACTACGCTTTTATTCTGCACATGATTGAAACGCTTAAACCAAAAACAGGCCGCATGGGCGTGGTAGTGCCTCACGGTGTGTTGTTCCGAGGCAGTAGCGAAGGCAGTATTCGCCAAAAGTTGATTGACGAAAATTTACTTGATGCGGTGATTGGCCTGCCAGAGAAACTGTTTTACGGCACGGGTATTCCAGCGGCGATTTTGATTTTCAAGAAAAGTAAGAGCAGCGACAAGGTAATGTTTATTGACGCCAGCCGCGAATGCAAAGCCGGTAAAAACCAAAACCTGCTGACTGCAGAGAACATTGCAAAAATACTGGCTACCTACAAGGCTGGTGAAACCATTGATAAATACGCCTACGTGGCTAGTCTTGATGAAATAAAAGAGAACGACTACAACCTGAATATTCCCCGCTATGTGGACACTTTTGAAGAAGAGGAGGAAATTGACTTGATGGCGGTGCGCCGCGAGCGAGAACAATTAAAAGCGCAGCTGACTGAACTGGAAACCGAGATGGCCAAGTATCTGGCGGAGCTTGGTTATGGCGCGTAG
- the dinD gene encoding DNA damage-inducible protein D translates to MSEQHQLFEQLKQIDENGTEFWSARAISKLLGYSEYRHFQPVIAKAKEACANSGHPIQDHFEDILGMVAIGSGALREVPDVKLSRYACYLVVQNGDPNKPVIAAGQTYFAVQTRRQELADDRTFQQLKEDQKRLFLRNELKEHNKQLVEAAQQAGVETNLDFAIFQNHGYRGLYGGLDQKAIHARKGLKKSQKILDHMGSTELAANLFRATQAEEKLRRDNVQNKQQANQTHYEVGQKVRQTIAELGGTMPENLPAPKRSIKQLETAANKLSDSKDKDNE, encoded by the coding sequence ATGAGCGAGCAACATCAACTGTTTGAGCAGCTCAAGCAAATTGACGAAAATGGCACCGAATTTTGGTCGGCCAGGGCCATATCCAAGTTATTGGGCTATTCCGAATACCGGCATTTTCAACCCGTTATCGCCAAGGCAAAAGAGGCTTGTGCAAACAGTGGGCACCCAATCCAAGACCATTTCGAGGACATACTCGGAATGGTCGCAATTGGTTCAGGGGCACTACGAGAGGTGCCTGATGTCAAATTGTCTCGCTACGCCTGCTATTTGGTTGTGCAAAACGGTGACCCAAACAAACCGGTGATTGCTGCTGGTCAAACTTACTTTGCGGTACAAACCAGACGGCAAGAGCTGGCCGATGACCGGACGTTTCAGCAACTTAAAGAAGACCAGAAACGACTTTTTCTGCGCAACGAGCTTAAAGAGCACAACAAGCAACTTGTTGAAGCCGCTCAGCAGGCAGGTGTTGAAACCAACCTTGATTTCGCTATTTTCCAAAACCACGGTTACAGGGGCTTGTACGGTGGATTGGATCAAAAGGCCATTCACGCCCGAAAAGGGCTCAAGAAAAGCCAGAAGATTCTCGACCATATGGGGTCAACGGAACTGGCTGCAAATTTATTCCGTGCTACCCAGGCAGAAGAAAAGCTGCGCCGGGATAATGTTCAAAACAAACAGCAGGCAAACCAAACCCACTATGAAGTGGGCCAAAAAGTTCGCCAAACCATTGCGGAGCTGGGCGGTACCATGCCAGAAAACCTGCCTGCGCCAAAGAGAAGCATTAAGCAACTAGAGACTGCTGCAAACAAATTGAGCGACAGCAAAGATAAGGACAACGAATAA
- a CDS encoding ATP-binding protein: MPDQPLQTSLFEEDYLLRELGQVAHVPQVALTELVANAWDAGATRVDLVLPTSLNGVLTVTDDGHGMTSHQFKKRWMTLRYDRHRHQGSNVEFPEGRSISARKAYGRNGVGRHGLLCFGDEYEVQTWRNGILSTFVVATESGPSPFVLRSEIQSERTGSGTKLSVTVTRKLPDADEILTVLAARFIHDPEFQIYVNGSQRTFSQIDGRVSEQTIELSGNRKATVVVIDSTRLNHSSVHQGIAFWVQRRLVGSPSWAIGQIANFDGRTRFARRYKVIVDTQGYEADVTQDWTSFRSTESVDELFLAAAKHIEKVAQDLAAEIVEATSEDALTQNKADLAMLGQGARLEVAEFTKAIAQTHPTVSPDFLATAVKAVINLEKTKSGASLLQKLANLEPSDLDGLDRLLTEWTVKDALRVLDEIDSRISVTETIRRLANDHSTDELHTLHPLILRSRWVFGPEFESQEYCSNSTLQTIAKQLFKSTYAKFINERNRPDIVVLPEKTTWQMTGTESFDPSDSTLTQIQNILLIELKKGGFELTRKEINQADSYVQDISASGALAGRPYISAWVVGERIAQGVEREKRLGQPEYGRIRATTFNTLVDTANVRLLKLRSVLAERYEGSSTDELLERVLTTPHQEHLQLPNRIGSE, from the coding sequence ATGCCTGATCAACCCCTTCAAACCTCCCTATTCGAAGAAGACTACTTGCTACGAGAACTTGGTCAAGTTGCTCACGTGCCACAGGTAGCATTAACGGAGTTGGTTGCCAACGCATGGGATGCAGGGGCAACAAGGGTTGATCTTGTGCTTCCAACATCCTTAAATGGTGTTTTAACCGTGACAGATGACGGCCACGGAATGACATCACATCAATTCAAAAAGCGCTGGATGACATTGCGATACGATCGCCATAGACATCAAGGCTCCAATGTAGAGTTCCCAGAAGGTAGGTCGATTTCAGCGCGCAAGGCTTATGGTCGAAATGGGGTTGGACGACATGGTTTATTGTGTTTTGGTGATGAATACGAAGTACAAACTTGGCGAAATGGCATTTTGTCTACCTTTGTAGTGGCCACTGAATCAGGTCCAAGCCCTTTCGTGCTGCGCAGTGAGATTCAAAGCGAAAGAACTGGCAGTGGAACAAAACTGTCGGTCACTGTGACGCGTAAATTACCTGATGCCGACGAAATTTTGACCGTTCTCGCAGCTCGATTTATACATGATCCCGAATTTCAAATTTACGTGAATGGTTCACAACGCACTTTCAGTCAAATCGATGGAAGAGTTAGCGAGCAGACCATTGAACTATCAGGTAACCGAAAGGCAACTGTAGTTGTAATCGACTCCACCCGCTTGAATCATTCTTCTGTGCATCAAGGTATTGCCTTCTGGGTACAACGCCGCTTGGTTGGTTCACCTTCATGGGCAATAGGTCAAATAGCTAACTTTGACGGGCGAACTCGCTTTGCGCGACGTTACAAGGTGATTGTGGATACACAAGGGTACGAGGCCGATGTCACGCAAGATTGGACTTCATTTCGATCCACAGAATCTGTAGATGAACTATTCCTTGCCGCTGCGAAACACATCGAAAAGGTTGCTCAGGATCTAGCTGCTGAAATCGTAGAAGCAACATCGGAGGATGCCCTAACTCAAAATAAAGCTGACTTGGCCATGCTGGGACAAGGTGCTCGCTTGGAGGTTGCAGAATTTACTAAGGCAATTGCCCAAACACACCCCACCGTTTCACCAGACTTTCTTGCAACCGCTGTAAAAGCTGTAATCAACCTAGAAAAAACGAAGAGTGGAGCTTCACTGCTTCAGAAGTTGGCCAATTTAGAGCCCAGTGACCTTGATGGTTTGGATAGACTTTTGACAGAGTGGACAGTAAAAGATGCTTTGCGCGTACTGGACGAAATTGATTCAAGAATCAGCGTTACTGAGACCATTAGACGTTTAGCCAACGACCACAGTACTGATGAACTACACACACTACACCCACTTATTTTGCGTTCGCGTTGGGTGTTTGGCCCGGAATTCGAATCGCAGGAATATTGTTCGAACTCCACCCTTCAAACAATTGCAAAACAACTGTTCAAAAGCACCTACGCAAAGTTCATCAATGAGCGCAACCGACCCGACATTGTTGTTTTGCCAGAGAAAACTACTTGGCAAATGACGGGCACAGAGTCGTTTGATCCAAGTGACTCCACACTCACTCAAATCCAAAACATTCTTCTGATTGAGCTGAAAAAAGGTGGTTTCGAATTAACTCGAAAAGAAATTAACCAAGCCGATAGCTATGTTCAGGATATTTCTGCGTCTGGAGCCCTAGCTGGTAGACCCTACATTTCAGCATGGGTTGTAGGTGAGAGAATCGCGCAAGGTGTAGAACGTGAAAAGCGGCTTGGCCAGCCTGAATACGGGCGCATCAGGGCGACTACTTTCAACACACTCGTAGATACTGCTAACGTCCGTTTATTAAAACTTCGCAGCGTCCTAGCCGAAAGATACGAAGGATCTTCAACCGACGAACTTCTCGAACGAGTTTTAACCACCCCTCACCAAGAACATTTACAGCTACCGAACAGAATTGGCTCTGAATAA
- a CDS encoding restriction endonuclease subunit S, giving the protein MARSLTKDGIPTGWKYDLLDKFATRCSGHTPSKSFPEYWNGGIKWISLADSFRLDQGYVYETDKKISQVGIANSSAELHPAETVVLSRDAGIGKCGVMAEPMAVSQHFIAWKCDNSEKLNSWFLYNWLQLNKVEFERQAVGSTIKTIGLPYFKKLKIAVPPYPEQKKIAQILSTWDKAIEVTEQLLVKSQQQKKALMQQLLTGKKRLLDKNGVKFSEKWEWLRASELFKTVSRKNNSKTEELLAVTQDQGVLPRSMLERRVVMPDGSTQGYKLVVPGNFIISLRSFQGGLEYSNYRGLVSPAYTVLEPLKSICDEFFKQYYKSYDFIGHLAVAVIGIRDGKQVSYEDFSFLRLPYPSLAEQEKIAKIISVNIQEIECLQKKLETLKQEKKALMKQLLTGRRRVEIEEASECQ; this is encoded by the coding sequence ATGGCGCGTAGTTTAACTAAGGACGGTATCCCAACTGGGTGGAAGTACGACCTGCTGGACAAGTTTGCAACCCGATGCAGCGGTCATACGCCGAGTAAATCTTTTCCTGAATACTGGAATGGAGGGATTAAATGGATATCCCTAGCAGATAGCTTTCGCTTAGACCAAGGGTACGTCTACGAAACTGACAAGAAAATATCTCAAGTAGGAATAGCGAATAGCTCCGCTGAGTTACACCCGGCAGAAACTGTCGTTCTATCGCGTGACGCAGGCATAGGCAAATGCGGCGTTATGGCTGAACCTATGGCAGTCAGTCAGCACTTTATCGCTTGGAAATGTGACAATTCAGAAAAGCTTAACAGTTGGTTTTTGTATAACTGGCTTCAGTTGAATAAGGTTGAATTTGAGCGTCAGGCCGTCGGTTCAACCATTAAAACAATCGGATTACCGTATTTCAAGAAGTTAAAAATCGCGGTACCCCCGTACCCGGAACAAAAGAAAATCGCCCAAATCCTCTCCACTTGGGATAAGGCAATCGAGGTCACTGAACAACTGCTCGTCAAAAGCCAGCAACAGAAAAAAGCGCTAATGCAACAACTGCTTACCGGCAAAAAACGTTTGCTGGATAAGAATGGAGTGAAGTTTAGTGAGAAATGGGAGTGGCTTAGGGCAAGCGAGCTATTCAAAACAGTTTCCCGGAAAAACAACTCCAAAACTGAAGAGTTATTGGCAGTCACCCAAGATCAAGGGGTATTGCCTCGGTCAATGCTCGAGCGGCGTGTCGTAATGCCAGATGGGTCTACCCAGGGTTATAAATTGGTTGTACCGGGTAATTTCATTATCAGCCTTCGTTCGTTTCAAGGAGGTTTGGAGTATTCAAACTATCGAGGTTTAGTTAGCCCTGCATATACAGTATTGGAGCCACTCAAATCTATTTGCGACGAATTTTTCAAGCAATATTACAAGTCCTACGACTTTATTGGCCATTTGGCTGTTGCCGTCATCGGTATTCGTGATGGAAAGCAGGTCAGCTATGAAGACTTTTCATTTTTGAGGCTTCCATATCCGAGCTTGGCGGAACAAGAAAAAATAGCAAAAATTATCTCTGTAAATATTCAGGAAATTGAATGTCTGCAAAAAAAACTCGAAACCCTAAAGCAAGAGAAAAAAGCCCTGATGAAGCAGTTGTTAACGGGTCGGCGCCGGGTGGAGATTGAGGAGGCCAGTGAATGTCAGTAG
- a CDS encoding pyridoxal phosphate-dependent aminotransferase → MLSNRALTIKPSPTLAVTAKAAQLKAEGKDIIGLGAGEPDFDTPDHIKEAAKKAIDAGFTKYTAVGGTVGLKNAVIAKLKRDNGLEYKPNEVVVGVGGKQCIFNMILATINDGDEVVIPAPYWVSYADIVEIAGGVPKLVFAGIEQGFKMTAAQLEAAITPKTKMFMINSPSNPTGAVYTKEELAALGEVLLKHPNILVATDDMYEHINLTGTPFVNIVNACPALKDRTIVLNGVSKAYSMTGWRIGFAAGPAKLIDVMTNLQSQSTSNPTSISQVAAEAALNGDQDCLKPMVAAFRERNEFVTKALNAVPTIQCLKAEGAFYAFVDARKAIEKLAAEGKIKAANDLELTAYLLEAGVAVVPGSAFGAEGYFRISFATSMSNLEKACERIAKALG, encoded by the coding sequence ATGCTTTCAAATCGCGCACTTACGATCAAACCTTCCCCTACACTTGCCGTGACAGCCAAGGCGGCCCAACTGAAAGCCGAGGGTAAAGACATTATCGGCTTGGGCGCTGGTGAACCCGACTTCGACACCCCCGACCACATCAAAGAGGCTGCCAAGAAAGCCATTGATGCCGGCTTTACCAAGTACACCGCTGTGGGTGGCACGGTTGGTTTGAAGAATGCAGTGATCGCCAAACTGAAGCGCGACAATGGCCTGGAATACAAGCCCAATGAAGTGGTGGTGGGCGTTGGCGGCAAGCAATGTATTTTCAATATGATTCTGGCCACCATCAACGATGGTGACGAGGTGGTTATTCCTGCCCCTTACTGGGTGAGCTACGCGGACATCGTTGAAATTGCCGGTGGTGTGCCCAAGCTGGTGTTTGCCGGCATTGAACAAGGTTTCAAAATGACAGCGGCCCAATTGGAAGCTGCCATTACGCCAAAAACTAAAATGTTCATGATCAACAGCCCCAGCAACCCCACAGGCGCTGTGTACACCAAAGAAGAACTGGCTGCCCTGGGCGAGGTGCTGTTGAAGCACCCCAATATCTTGGTGGCCACCGATGACATGTACGAGCACATCAACCTCACTGGTACACCGTTTGTGAACATTGTGAACGCCTGCCCAGCCCTGAAAGACCGCACCATTGTGTTGAACGGTGTTTCCAAGGCCTACAGCATGACCGGCTGGCGCATTGGTTTTGCGGCTGGCCCAGCCAAGCTGATTGATGTGATGACCAACCTGCAAAGCCAGTCCACTTCCAACCCCACTTCAATTTCACAAGTGGCTGCGGAAGCTGCCTTGAATGGTGATCAGGATTGCTTGAAGCCCATGGTGGCTGCATTCCGTGAGCGCAACGAGTTTGTGACCAAGGCTTTGAACGCTGTTCCCACCATTCAGTGTTTGAAAGCGGAAGGTGCTTTCTACGCGTTTGTGGATGCGCGCAAGGCAATCGAAAAGCTGGCTGCTGAAGGCAAGATCAAGGCGGCAAACGACCTGGAACTGACCGCATACCTTCTGGAAGCCGGTGTTGCAGTGGTGCCCGGTTCTGCTTTTGGTGCCGAGGGTTACTTCCGCATTTCATTTGCAACGAGCATGAGCAACCTTGAAAAAGCCTGTGAACGCATTGCGAAAGCATTGGGTTAA